A segment of the Carya illinoinensis cultivar Pawnee chromosome 1, C.illinoinensisPawnee_v1, whole genome shotgun sequence genome:
AAACAAATTAATTCGATACTCTATTTGAATATGtatgaaattcaaaacttttaccTAAACTCTTGAAATCAATTCTTCCTTTTTATTAGCTTGTACGTCGTGCTAGCTTGCATGACTCAAGTCCATATAATGCTTAACCAACCATGTAATTCTTGTAGTAAAAATGAGTGCATTTTTCACAACAAGGTGTAGTCTTATCGTCCTTTATCCTCAAGGGTATCTTTCTATGTTTTCGCACCTTCTCAAATTCTGTGCCTTTTGCTTCTCGTCCCCCACACTTTCAGCAAGGTGGTACTAagttcaaaaatcaaaataaccaAAATGCTAAACATATaatgtaaaatattatgtaacactaataccaataaaaaatagattaataccACACGGGTTTGTGCTTAGTGGCACATCGACTGCTGGCATATCATTCGGGATGACATTGGGTTGCTCAACTAAGTCATCTGTGCTTGAGAATGCATTATCTCTATGTGCAACAATAGGTACTTTATTTTGAACTTCATttctttgagatctacctctatTATAGCACACACGCATGCTCGGCCTCTACCTCTACGTCTGCCTCTTTCAGTTGCCGACATATTCCTGTAATCACacaattaatatactaataaattttgctaaattttttaaaaaataacaaacttaATAATCTCAAGAAACTTAcacaaaattatactaaatcgAAAAGAATACTTATATTCAAGAGAAATAAGTGGCTAGCTCATCTCATCCTCCGTCAAGAGGCTATCTTCTTTTATGCTACCCTCCAAGTTGGCGCTATCATTAGAACTGTCTTCACTAGTATCGTTCTTGATAAAACCTTGCTCAAAGTGATCCCAATTTGACCTTTGCATTATTGACGTGTCAACATCAATCTGCTCTGGTTCTACATTAGGCATGTGCATGTCTGTTTGCAGTGGAATGTCATCAGCATGGACACTCACGTAAGCATCGCTAGAATCATCCTCTTGGTATGCATCATCGCTAGAATCAGATGCGTCATCTTCAATAAGGGGTTGTCGTGGAAGGTCATAAACATTTCTATGTATGGCCTTTTGCACTACATACCAATCACCATGCATGCTGTGATTTTTTAGGTAAAACACTTATGAAGCttggcatgccaaaacaaaTGGGTCATTCTTATAAGTTGTACGAGACATATTCGTACTAGTAAGATGTTGTTCCACACGTATCCCTCGTTTGGAATCAGAGATGTCAAACCATTCACATTTGAATAAGTAAACAtgacgccaacccatgtagcggACATCCTAAATGTCTATTAGTTTACCAAAGAACTCGAGCTTCAAGGATCCTAGTTGTTCACTAATGACCATGACACCTGAGTTTTGGGTGGGACGATGTTCTTCACGATTTGTGGTATGAAATCTTATACCATTGCTTATGCAACCAGAATGGGACATACCCCAAGGGTCAGGACCACATGCTAGGGCATATAAATCCTCCAAAACTTCTCCAGGATTATCAGCATGCAGACTTTAAATCTATCACAAGTTCAAACAAGGAACCACATAAAGTAAACACAATACAAGTTTTGGCATAAAACAAACATACCAAGAGTGAGTTTGCATTGGCATTATCAGGATACTCTTCACTCACCTGCAAGTAGTGCTCACTAGACAAAAGGCCAACACCAGTTAATCAACACCAGTAAATCAGTATCTTTAGAAACTAAATTGGTAAGTAGTTTGGTTACTTACTTAAGGTATTCCCCAATCTCTATGCGATTATTAAGAGCATACCATCTGGCTATCATGAAAACGTCATCATCTAATCGGTGACGTGACGTAAAACCCATGGGGCGCACCTTTTGTGAAAAAACAGATAGTCCCTCTCGTACACCCTCTTCTCCTTCATCAACGTTACATTCAGGAGGATTGAATCTGGTCTCAACATCATTGAGGTACATGGAACAAAAATTCAAGCATTTTACATGGATATAGGTCTCAGCTATGGAACCTTCTGGTAGgccttattcttaacatatctcTTGAATTTTCCAAAATACCTCTCAAAAaggtacatccacctatattgaactAGCCCTGCAAGTAGCGCCTCACGCGGCAAATGGTAGGCTAAGTGCACCATTATATCGAATAAGGTAGGTGGAAAAATCATCTCCAGCTTACATAGAATGATAGCAATATCAGCTTGAAGATTCTCTAAGACATCAACCCTACATGTTCTAGCacacaattctttgaaaaaagtgctcAACTCAGTTATTGCCAATCATACATCTTGGTGTAAGTATCCAGAAATTGCAGCAAGAAGcaatctttgcataaaaatgtgacaatcatgacttttcattcccGAGATTTTGCAATCAGGTACACTAATACATCTGGCGATGTTCGAAGCAAAACCATCTGGGAATTGCACATCATGTAACCAGCTATAGAAACTAGTCCGCTCAGCTCCATACAGCGTATAACATGCATGTGGCATGCTAATGCGTTGTCCATCCTGAATAAGGTGTAACTCCTTCCTTATGTTGAGATTGAAAAGGTCACGACGTGCATTAGCATGATCTTTAGTTTTGCCAAAGATATTCATCAAAGTTCCTATAATGTTGTCACAAATGTTTTTCTCAATGTTCATtacatctagattatgtctaaTCTTTATGGTCGACCAATATGGTAATTGAAAGAAGATACattttttggtccaatttaACTCCTCCATAgtacgcttttttttttttatggctttATCAAAATTTGCATTAGGAATATTTTAGAGTTGAATGAGTATATCTTCTCCATAATACACAGTAGGTGGGTCACGATGCTCTGTATTGCCATTAAAAatagtctttttctttctccagatATGGCTCAATGGCAAGAATCGGCGATGACCCCATGTAGCAATGCTTTTGGCTATATGTCAACGACATGGAATCTATTTGTTCCTTGCACGATGGACACGCCATCTTCCCCTTAGTGCTCCACCTGGAGAGGTTTCCATAGGTAGGAACCATTGATTGTCCACAATAATGCTGCATGCAATCGGAAAGTCTCACTAGCCTTTGCATCGTATGCACCAACACCATTATCCCATAGATCAATCAATTCATCTATCAAAGGTTGAAGATAAACATcgatttcatttcctggtgatctTGGACTAGGAATCAAGagtgaagtgataaaaaaatggatctttcatgcataaccatgGGAGTAAGTTGTAGGGGACAAGAACCACCGGCCATATGCTGAAAGGCTTAGCTAATTATTAAATGGGTTGAAATTGTCGCTAGCTAAACCAAGTATGACATTTCTTGGATCTTCTACAAACCAAGCATGCTCTTGATCAATTGTTGTCCACATCTCTGAGTCAGCAAGATGACTTAGAATCCCCTGCTGAATGGCTCGCTGATCCCTATGCCACTGCATATCAGCTGCTGTTTTCTATGACATAAATAATCTCTGCAACCTTGGTTTTAACGGGAAATGTCATAGAACCTTTTGAGGAATTCGTCTCTTCTTACTTTCGCTAAATTTTCACCTAGAGAGTTTACATTTAGGACATTCATCTTTATCGACATTTTCTCTCCACATAAAGTATGCAGTCATTCGAACAAATATATATCTTGTTGTAAGTAAAGCCCAAACATTTTTCCAAGTTATGTGACTCTTGATATGAGTTTGGCAAAAGAGCATTGGGAAAAGCTGACTTTAGCAAGTGCAAAAGCATTGAAAGATTTTACACTCCAACCTCCAAGTGTTTTAATGTGCAGCAACTTGATAGTGAATGATAGTTTAGAATACTTTGAACAACCTTCATAAAGAGAATGTTGAGAATCAGCCAAAAATTGATTGAAAGTGCGAGATGAATTAATATTGACCAACGGCAAACCCTCAACATGGAATGACTCAGTTATGGGAATATCAAAAATTCCCTAACCCGAATATCTCGTAACATAACATCAACATCATCAATGAAATCATCCTCTTGTTTGGGATCATgtagatcatcatcatcatcacttatgATTAAATCTTCTTCCTCACCATGAAAAATCTACACCGTATAATTATTGTCAATATCTTTAATGAACAAGGGTCTCTCTACTTGACTTATTGGTTGAAAGTGATTATTTGAACATCGGACACATGGGCAACGGATTGACTCACTTGTAGCATGAGACCGGGCCAAGGTAAGAAACTCCTTAACTCCTTTAGCATACTCCCTAGATCCAAATCTATCAATGATTTTGATCCAACTCTTGTCCATCTAGAAACAAGCATGAATAGGTCATTAGAAGAATTATTTAGAATGACTCCAAACAAGCATGATTAGATACTCCCACGTAGGAGAATGTAAACCGAGATCTCGTTGTAGAGAAAATATATCATTCTTTTTAGAATTAAGTATTGAAGGTAAGGCTCCACCATTGGAGAGGTAAGATGATGTTCATCGGGTTCAACCCTTAGATTTAATCCATCTATTTcagaaatagaaagaagaatTCTAATTAATAGCTAAAACTAGAGGTAGCAAGACAAGAAAAGAAGCCAAACCTTGTAGGCTTGTAACCTAGTATGTTGTCCCACCTTTGTCTACGTAACCTTGTACGTTTTCTCCAAAGAATTAAAAGAATCAAATGAACAACTTTTGTGATTGTAGAGAAGAAGAAATCGTCCCAGTGCATGTGCCCCTACTAAGCtccaaataaaatcataaaccaTTCGAGTTATTCTTGTTTTTATCTTTAGTGGTAGGTAAAAAGTGTCCTCATCCTATtagatagttttattttattattttttttgtatgttCTATTTTCAGATTGGGCTAGATTTTTTAAAGTTGAGCTTGTAAATACTTGTCTATAGGGTCAAGATAATTTTGCAAAGGGTAGCcatcacaaaatgaaattaatatccTCCCTActaaactataaaaaattagTATGTGGTGGGTTTGCTTGTCTTTTGGGTTGGCTACAAAAAGTCATCCTATGAGGAAACAACAAACACTTGTTAAATTCCACTCCATCAGCTACACAATAATTAATTCTCTTATGGAAAGTGAAAATTCCATGATGCTCCATACTCTTCATCATGTGACATTGTTGGGAATTGCATATTCTtacaaaccaataaaaaaatttagaaagggATGAGCATAAGTGACCAAATgaaacatttaaatataaaataaataagttaagaTTAGTATTCATACATATCAAATCTTGTTGACATAGTGGCCAGGTGTGGAGGTAATGTAGTTGAACTTGTTTCACCCATAccactataaataaaaaaatagttcatCAAGTTAAAAGCTTCACACAAGGAACATACAACATATTTAGAAACATAATGAAATAATTGCGATTACCTCTGTGATGGACATTTCATTCTATCATGCCCTTATTGTTTACAAATGATGCATCGTCGCTTCTTTGTTGGCACATTTTCATTTGGATTCTTTTATCGTAAGGTTTTGGTTCTACCTTTGGAAACAATGATTGGGGGATCTTGCAATGAAAAGTTTGAGACTATTTGGCTTTGGACTGCATGTCCCTTTGTGTTaccaccatcatcatcaagAGAAGCTCTTGATGAATAGTCTCTACACTCTGTGAAACATGCTCATATTTCTTAATAAATAGTAACTCCATTTCAACAACTATATAAAACTGTCTCATCAAACGATGTTTCTTATCAAAAGCAGTTGGGATTGTCTCTAATGGACCCTCATAAACACATATCTCTTGTACCATGTGACTCTTTGCATTGACAGTCCACCTCTCTAACACATATGATTGTAGTACAAGGtccaaacaattttttcttGTCAAAACGTGTAGGATGTGCCGGCATAGAAAGCCAATAAATTCAAACTTAAGACATGTACAAGACAACATTTTTATCGTTCCCAGGTTTTACTTCATATGCCGTCTTTTCTCACCCAAGAATGGCCACCAAATAAATTTCCCTTCCATCTTCCTTACGTGTTTTGTATGAATTGAACTGTTGGCTTGTAAATAATTCTTCTTGAAAGATCAAAAAGGATTTTCTTGTATAGAGATTGGCCACGGCCTCTTCAATACTGAGACAAGTTTTTACAATTGGCCTTGATGTTTTTGTCATCACATCTTTTAGTTTCTCACTTAGATAACGAGCATTCAAAGCTTTTTCATATTGATGGATGAACTCATTTATTATTGTACTTGAATGAACATAGTCTTTAAAAAACATGTTCATACTCTCACTTGAGTTGTGGACATTCAAGCACAAAACATAGATTTCAAGTAAGTGGGCATCCACTTTTCTCTCTTCACATAATAGTTTGCAACCAACTATTTTCTTCAAACTTGTACTTCAATAACATTTTAGTCCACTCCAACTTGAACTCCTCAATAGTTAGTGTATCATGaataaggtggttaaaatcatatttaaattatggATATTTGTTGTAAACATGAGCTAGATGTTCATGAACTTTTTGTAGGAGTTGCCATAAGCACAATTTGTGAGTTGTATTGGGCAATACCTCCACGATGGCCTTAGCCATTGCTTGTCATCATCAGTTATTATTGTAGATGGAGCACGACCAAGCATCGCTTCTAGCCAAGTTTTCAATAACCATGTGTAAGACTCGGCTGTCTCATTTATCAATAATGCACATCCAAACATTACAGATTGATGATGATAGTTAATTCCAGTGAATGGGACAAAGGGCATCTTGTACCGATTTGTTAGGTACGTAGCATCAAACGTaacaacatccccaaaatattgatatgcagCTTGTGATTTACCATCCGCCCAAAAGCAATTTCCCATCGACCCATCTACATCAACTTGGATCAAGTATACAAAGCCTAGATTATTACGTTTGCTTCCCAAAAAGTACTCATATAACTTTTGTGCATCTCCCTCTTCAAGAAGTTGTTTCCTTCCATTACCCAAATAATTGTGAATGTCCTTAGGAATGCAACCAATATTATAATTACCATCATGCTCCTTACTCAAAATGGACATAATTTTCCGTGTTGGTATCGCCGACTCATTTAGCgtatgtattaaatttttttgagtcgGAGTCACCCATCTATGCCCACAAAGCAAACTTGTACTCCGAGGTGTCAACAACTCATGATTATGTTGGAGGACAAACTTAGACACAACCCATTTGCTTCCATTCTTCTTTATTGTCATCATTACCTTACACTCGCACTTGGTTTCTGGAGCCTTGGGTCGTGCTCTCTCTATAAGTTTAAGATTATACCAACGAAATCCTTCTATTGAACACACATACTCTACACCAATTAATGATTTTTCCATGCTTGACAATACAGTATGATTTGTTCGAATGCTAATACCAGCTCGTCTGGAGAAGGCTTTATAGCAACTAAGTGCATCCTCTACGTCGTCAAACTCTAGCCCCACATACGGCTCCACATATGAAGATGACATTGTATGGCCTTCCTCGGGTATGTTCTTGTCAACATCAACCTCACCATCCTTTTGATTTATCTCAACTTTATCTGCGCTAGAATTAGAACTATCCAAAATCTCAACATGATCTCTAGATGTACTCATAATTCACACAACTTGATATCTTCAGACCTGGTGAGTAGATCTTCTTGCATagagaaaggtgaaattaatatataagataGAAATGATCAAGTTCCTAACTTACAAACTGAAATAAATCTATCAAGACACTTGAAGAATTACCCAAGTGTTCAAAGTATGAAACAAAACCGAGCAAGGGaggatataaataatatatatatatctattcttGTAAGACTAGAATGTGGGTTTTATAATTAGGATTCGGCTTGCTTCCAGTTACATTTTTAATAGGACATGACCTGTTAAAATTCAAAGGCCAGTAATGAATGTAACTTCAACATTTGTGTACATAATAGTATGATCTGTCAAAAATTTTAACCTTTGTGTAATAGTGATTAATGTAAAAGCAAACAAAATTTAACCTTTGTGTAATAGTAATTAATGGTAAGATAGGTTTACAGCCTATAAGAAAAACATGAGgtttaaggaaaatgagttttaGTGAGCAGCGTTCAATAACCAAAGTATATGACATGTTCTCACGCTAAAGCACTACACAATGTCAGTTTGATTTAAAAATCTTGTGATCACTTGGCCATTGGATTTTAACAGGAGATATCCTATTACTTTTAGAACAAGGGGGAAGCCAAATCCTTATAATTAGTGCttccttatttatttttctatattcaaTTTGACTATCTTAAAAGCTTGGAAATTGAGGAGAAAATCAACAAGATCAGATGGTGCTAGACAGCAAATGGTGCTCTGTTTCCTTATCCAAAATATTGACGCCCTTTCTGCCAGATAATTTgacttcaattcatttgttAGTAAACAAAAAAGGACAAAGGAAACTCCTGTCCTGACTACCTAATTGCATATATTCTAACCTCAAAGGAATCTCATCATTACTTATATATTTAACCTCCAAGGGAACTCCTATCCACAGGCACAGGTAACTTTTACAATTAGCTCACCTaagctctttttatttttgtgctgTTTATTTAGAATCACATTGCTATGTGGTAAGGAAACTAAATACAACATTTCATTTTatccaaaatcattttttttaatcaatatcgactccctctctctctctctgattgtCCCAATTTCAtccacacaacatttcaattttcGACTTCCAGCATGAATGCCATGAgtgaatgaagaaaatgaaaatgaagagaataaaaccagaaattgagagaacaaaaccctaaacctagagaataaatccaaaaaatatgAGAGAATAAAACCCTAAACTTAGAGGATAAAATGCAGAGAAAATACATATGAATGCTGAAACGGTGTTTGTCGTCGTCGTGGGAGCAGGAACTGTGTTTGTCATCAGCGTTCCTCTAGCTTCGTGGTGTGGGATCACTAGGAGAGAAAAGGGGTGGCTTGGGAGAATCGGGTAACAGAGGGATTGGGGGAGGGGGAGACATTTAGAGTTTATAGAGGGGTTTGGGTGTATGCGGCTCTATTTGAGATTTTCATGAAGTTTCTACAAGGCAAGTTATTATTGGCTTAGTCTGAAAATGATTTTCATACCCGTCCGGCCTCTAGCTTTTCTCCAGAAGAGAAAGGCAATAAAATCTAGACATATTGTGGAAATTTGGGCAATATGAGCAAATTTTGGAATTCAGAAATAGAAATCCCATAGCAAGGTTGTGTATATATGAAGTTAGCcagaaagaataaaaatcaCTTTGTCTCTAAAGTGAGAATGTACCCAGAACAAAGGCATTTTCCACGTTGCGTTGGGATGTGTCTACCTGAATTTCTACAAAGTGTTTGTAATAgtccgttagaaattcaatggttgaATTTCTTTAACTTTTAGGAATGTTGTGAAAGTCTTGAAATGGTTCCACAATTGAGCAAGCTTGTAGGTTTAAATTTGTCAGCATAGTCAGCTTCTTACCCACTTTGTTGgcagaaatatgattttatttatttgagatactTAGGTGTAATGCCAACTGACGCCggacagaatagcgattatcctgcaggctagttccaacagatgattgaCAGGAGAAAATTTGCCCAAAATcagagagaaaagtctctagggtttaacgaaatattataaaatcaagcaataatgaaaatcagtccacaagccgaCTGTTATggccaaaaatcgtgtttatccgaattttgccaaaaatagcaaaatctcaaaaatcactctaaattgaaattcgaaataaaataagcaatctgcaaaaaatccggcccaaatcggatttaaaatgacttcctaactgacaagagaaatattaccataaatagtaaaaaataactaaaactagtgattcggaggggaAAACAGCAGAACTTGAGGTAAACAAAAGGCACATGGCGTGATGCTCAATGTGGACAGTGTGCGCACCTAAAAGATctttccgaattggggtcttatgtgcgattccGACATCCGTAgctaaagttatggccaaaagactgaaatgcactcaaaacggccccaatgaggaacatatcacaatcaattcccgcctttgcgctgatctgccaacttgattgagctgaaatatagcatattttagctatttaaaaccaatgtattttaaattcatcatgacattattattggttttaaatggaaaaatggttaaagtgaataaatcaaagttgtgattttaattgattaaaagcatgaatttctgcttgaattctaccaactattgattactgtgcattgtagtccataatttttcttgctttctattatcatttgtgtttgtaccattgttctccttATTCTCCTTGTGCTTCCTAAACAATAGTTGGGATGTAGAGAAGTTAGTGTAGTTGGTGGGGACTGATGTAGCGGAGGCAATTGTTTCTAATCTTGGGGGTCGAAAGCAAGGTGATGACCGTCTTATATGGCTAGTTACGTCGGATGGGTCTTTCCCTACCAAGAGTGTTTGGTCTTTTGTTCGAGTTACTGCTCCTAAATCTCAATGGTCTCATTGGATTTGGCATGGTATTTTGCCAAAGAAATTTTCCATACTCATATGGAAGGCATTGAATAATAACCTTTCTGTGGATGATCAGATTAGAAGAATTGGTGTCCCTCTAGTTTCCAAGTGCAAATGCTGCCATGAAGGTGCTTTTGAGGATCTCAACCATGTTCTCTATGGAGGTAATATAGCAGTGGCCATATGGAAGTTTAGCTCACATTTGCTAGGCATTCCTTATGTCGCTAGTCGATCATGGAAGGCTACGTTTGAGGCTTGGTTTCGTTGAGCTTCAAAGTTATCTCAGCAAAGAGAGATTATGCTGAGGAAAATCAAGAACAAACACCATGCAGCAGCCACTCACACGATGCAACCATGCAACACATGGACAAGAGAAGAAATGGACGATGCACATGTAGAACACTCACTCGGACAGCCAACAGCAGGAGCACACATGCATCATCACGTTGGACactgcacacatgcagaaaagtgcagaaagcattcggacCACATGCTAAAACCAACTCACTCGGatagcagctactacagcaatgAACCTACAgcaaaacacatgcacatgcagaacagaaagaaTCATTCGGaaagcagctcacacatgcacatgcagaacagcaaccactcattcggatgtgcacacatgcagaacacatgcagaacagaaagcaggAGAAGAATCTGCAGCAgaacacatggacagcacacatgcagctactacatgcagcaaccactcattcggatgtgcacacatgcagaacacaTGCAAAACAGAAAGCAGGAGAAGAATCTGCAGCAGAACACACGGACAacacacagctggacccacagcagctcacacatgcagacctttGGACAGCTGAAGTagaaaactcacacatgcagaaaagtgcaaaaccaGCAAAGCATTCGGACAACACTCATGCagaacacaatgcacatgcagaccaacatgcacacatgcacatagGCAGCACTAGCGGCAGAAACAGCAGGAttattcttttcccttctttctttttcattcggttagctggagcagctggacgtgcagctATTTATTAActggtagcagcagcagcagagggagttttagtttttgaattattttcttttcatttagaagaCTAAAGGCagcagtttttttttacttacttctttccgtttagaagctagagagagttattgttttttttttttttttttcattcggctacagttgaGCAACTAAGTTCTTGAAGTTGCACTTGTTTTCCTGTTTGAGTTTTCTTTCCATATATAGCCGTAGGGCAACCTTGggtttattttccttctcttccgtttaagtagcagaattttcatttcattttctttgacttttctttcttaatatagattgggcagtttttgttttttgcctacaatgctttgttgttttaagaatttttattaagtattaagaattgttttagaattttatctcattaattgtaataccttaatttctttcaagtgtgctagttggtttcatgcaacaagagaattgttttagaagtttttaatcaagtatgctagtttgtttcatgaaataaaggaattgttttagaagtttttaattaagtgtactagtttaatttattgcaagaagggtttggtagagagcttttgtttttgttttagttgggtaatttaattgttgtttacttatttcatgttatttatttttattgtttcatcaag
Coding sequences within it:
- the LOC122316777 gene encoding protein FAR1-RELATED SEQUENCE 5-like — translated: MSTSRDHVEILDSSNSSADKVEINQKDGEVDVDKNIPEEGHTMSSSYVEPYVGLEFDDVEDALSCYKAFSRRAGISIRTNHTVLSSMEKSLIGVEYVCSIEGFRWYNLKLIERARPKAPETKCECKVMMTIKKNGSKWVVSKFVLQHNHELLTPRSTSLLCGHRWVTPTQKNLIHTLNESAIPTRKIMSILSKEHDGNYNIGCIPKDIHNYLGNGRKQLLEEGDAQKLYEYFLGSKRNNLGFVYLIQVDVDGSMGNCFWADGKSQAAYQYFGDVVTFDATYLTNRYKMPFVPFTGINYHHQSVMFGCALLINETAESYTWLLKTWLEAMLGRAPSTIITDDDKQWLRPSWRWTRVGSKSLIDLDLGSMLKELRSFLPWPGLMLQIFHGEEEDLIISDDDDDLHDPKQEDDFIDDVDVMLRDIRKTAADMQWHRDQRAIQQGILSHLADSEMWTTIDQEHACPRSPGNEIDVYLQPLIDELIDLWDNGVGAYDAKASETFRLHAALLWTINGSYLWKPLQVEH